In the Cyanobacterium stanieri LEGE 03274 genome, CTGAGGTTACTAAAATTTAGTAACGGATGCTTTTAGCGGTTTCAAAGAAAACTCTAACATGATCTTCAGGTGTGCCTACTAATACACCATGACCAAGGTTCATAATATGTCCTTGATTTCCTGCTTTTTTAACGGTGTCGTGGATTCTGGCTTTGATAAATTCGGGAGTGCCAAATAATGCCCCAGGGTCCATATTACCTTGAACTTTCATGTCTTTGCCTAGTCTGGCTCTGGCTTGAGCCATATCTACTGTCCAATCAACACTGACAATGTCAACCCCTGATTGTCCCATTTTTTCTAATACTCCAGCACTACCGCTGATATAGAGAATTAAGGGGGTGTCGGGATGGGTTTCTTTTACTTGTTTTACTACTCTTTGTTGATAGGGGAGGGCAAAGGTTTCGTAGTCTTGGGGGCTGAGTTGTCCTGCCCAGGAGTCGAATAGTTGTACTACTTGCGCTCCGCAGTCGATTTGATAACGGACGTAAACTGCGATCGCATCGGCTATCTTACCAAGGAGTTTGTGTAACATTTCAGGCTCAGAAAATGCCATACGTTTGATAACGGCATAATTTTTGGAGCTTTTTCCTTCAATGGCATAGGCAGCAAGAGTCCAGGGAGAACCAACAAACCCCAAAACGGTGGATTTGTTACCAACTTCCGAACGGAGAGTTTTTAAAATAGTTTTTATAAAAGGTAATGATTCTTCGGGATCGAGGGGGTGTAGTTGCTCAATTTGTTCTAAACTACGGATGGGAGGATCGATAATAGGTCCTTTGCTTTCGACGATGTCGAAGGGGATGCCCATGCCGGGTAAGGGGGTGAGGATGTCGGAAAACATGATTACCCCGTCAGGTTGAAATGCCCTCCAAGGCTGTAGGGATATTTCAATGGCTAGGTCTGGATTTTCTGAGCGTTCCCGGAAACTGGGATATTTATCTCTTAAATCTCTATATACTTTCATATAACGTCCCGCTTGACGCATCATCCACACGGGAGGGCGATCGCCATTTTCTCCCCTTGCAACCCTTAATAAAAGAGGTAAATCGCTCATTAGATATATATTTTTTATCTCAAATTTTAGTGCAACAATCAGCTTATCATTAGACCTATTTGTTATCCAAGAAATGTTAAGTTTATTTGCAAAAAAACTGGGTTTGATAAGGAAATGAAAATATCATGAAAGGAAAAAATAACCAAAAATTGCGATTAATGATTTAGCATAGTTTGCTATGGCTTGAAATTTTGGGCTAAAAGTATTAAAAATTGTTCAATGGCCATGGCTCATGATCAAACTAATTTAGTGGAAAATTAACTACGATGATTCCGATTCTTACTAGCTCCCTAATTGCTGTTTCCCCTGTCAATGTTGATTTTCAAGAGGAATTAACAACGATTAACCATCAAGAAACTATTGATCTCAACACCAATAATGATGGTAATTTGAATGATTCTCTGCACAAAAATTCTTCCTTGGAACAATTATCTTTACAAGGGTTACCGAATCTGGAATTATCTCCATGGCTAGGAATAAAAAATCCTCAAGGGGTGCTTAACGAGGTGATTGGGCAAGAAAGAAGTCTCAGATGGGGTAGTGGTCAAAATAATTTTTCTCTGGCTCAGAGCTTAGATAATGATACGGTGCGATTGATTACCAGTCAAAGGGGGGGCGGAAAATATCAGTTTGATTTTAATAAACATTCCCATTCTTTTGAGATAGCCCAAGAAAATGACCAACCTAACCGCACCATTATCAGTGATGATTTGGCGAATGTGGTGGAAATTGTCGCCGATGAACAAGAATTTTTGGATCAAGATAATGTGGTAAATGCCCGAGGGAATGTGGTAATTCGTTTTGCTAATGGGGTTTTGGCGGCGGATCAGGTTTCGGTAAATCTTAATACGAGAATTGCGGTGGCCGAAGGTGATGTTTCTCTTCAGCGGGGCGAACAACTTTTAAGGGGCGATCGCTTCGAGTACTTTTTTGTACAAAATGAGGGTACTATCGAAAATGCTCGGGGAACAATTTATCAACCTACCCTCGATGAAGATGTTAGCCTTGGAGATACTTCTAGTATTCGTCCTGCATTACCTTTTTCGGGACAAATCGGCACTAGTGGAGGTTCTGTTTCTCAAGTTAATTCTAGTGGTTCTTTAAATTTGTTATTGGGTAGCGAAGATGATTTGGAAGCCCTACAAAATAGATTGGGTATTCCTGTTACTGAGGAGGACGAAACCATAACTCGCTTAAGATTTGAGGCTGAGAGGGTAGAGTTTGACGGCAGGGATTGGAAGGCTTTTAATATTAGGGTAACTAATGATCCTTTTTCTCCTCCAGATTTGGAGGTAAGGGCGAGGGAGGCTACTTTAACTAATATTAGTCCTTTTCGGGATGATTTGAGTGCGGATAATGCTAGGGTAGTTTTAGATCAAAGTCTTTCTTTACCTTTATTCTTTAGTCAGTTTACTTTTAGTTCTCGTCGTCGTCGTCCTTTCTTCTTTTCTGTGGGTTTTGATGGGGAGGATTTAGGGGGTTTGTTTATTGAACGGGATTTTAATATCTATGACAAAAATGACATTGTTTTAAGTATTACCCCTCAATTTTTGGTGCAAAGGGCCTTATTTCCTGATTCTATTGAAGATACTAACATTCCTAATCCTGAGGATAATGGGGGTTTAACTAATGCTTCTAGTTATGGTTTAGTGGTTAAGTTGGATGCTACTTTTAGTGAACGGACGGAGTTAATTTCAACTACCCATTTAACGGGGTTGGATTTGGAAAATTTTGGCGATCGCCTCCGGGCTAATATTCGTCTTAATCATAAGATGGGTGATTTGGCTAACCCTTATCGTCTTACGGGGGAGTTTACCAGTAGAGAAAGGTTATTTAATGGCTCTTTGGGCTTTCAGACAGTAGAACGCAGTATTGGAGCGATTATTTCTTCTCCTAATATTCCTTTGGGTAATAGTGGTTATGGTCTAGTTTATCAGGGTTCTATCCAAAATATTACGGCAGATACTGATCGACTTGATTTATTAGGTAGTGGCGATCGCACCGATAATGAAACCAATCTTACCCGTGGTCAGGTGGCGGGATTAATAAATGGTAATATCTTTTTGTGGCGGGGAGAATCTTTGCCCCCTACTCCTAATGAGGGTTTAAAATATACCCCCGTGCCTGTAACTCCTTTTGTGGCTATTACTAACGGTGTTACGGCCATTGGTAATTATTATAGTAATGGGGATACCCAAGGTTCGTTAACGGGTAGTGTTGGTTTACAGGGGCAGTTTGGGAATTTTTCACGGAAAACCTTTGATTATACTGGGTTTAATGTGACTTATAGTCAGAGTTTGGCTAATAGTAATTCTCCTTTTTTGTTTGACCGTTTTACTGATTCCCGTGTGTTATCTTTGGGATTAAATCAACAGGTTTATGGCCCTGTGAGGGCTGGTTTTCAAACTTTTATTAATCTTGATACTGATGAGGCTATCAGCACGGATTATATTGTAGAATACAGCCGTCGTGCCTATGGTATTTTGTTACGTTATAATCCTGTTTTGGAAATCGGTTCGGTGAATTTTCGCATTAGCAATTTTAATTGGTCTGGCAATACTACTTCTTTTGATGGTAGGGATTAATTTATTGTTTTGTTTAAGGGCGATCGTTTTTATCAATTAACCATGGATAATGATACAGTTCTACCATTTTGTTTTATTGAATGTGTCAACATGAAATTGGGTAATTAAAATTATTATAGATACTATATCGATAAAGCAATCGCTTTCTACTTAATAATCAATGACTATTATATATAACAAACTTATCAGGGATAAAATACCAGAAATAATAACAAAAAGCAATAAAACATATCAGATAAAAACTCTTTCTTCTGAAGAATATAAAAACTCTTTGAAACAAAAGTTGTTAGAAGAAGTAAATGAATTTTTAGAAGCTCATGAAGATAATTTAATGGAAGAAATCGCAGATATTTATGAGGTATTATCTGCCACGATTAATGCTTATGGTTTAAACAAAGAAACTATTGAAACCATTAGGCAAAATAAAGCACAAGAAAAGGGTAAATTCGATAAAAAAATACAGTTAGTTTCAGTCAGTAACCAAGAAGATAAGGGATTAGATAATGATATTAATTTTATTAATAATTTAGAAAAATATTTAGAGGAAAATATTAGTAAAAAAGCAAATAAATTAGATCATAGTAAGGAGTTATTAAAACAAGTTTTTTTAACCATTGCAAAAGATAATCCTTTATGGCTTAGTCTAAAATTACCCGTGGAATGGGGTGGCTTAGGAGTAAGTAATAAAACCTTTTTTACGTCTAAGATGATGATGGCAAAATATTCAGGGGCGTTAGCTTTTTTACAGGCACAACATCAAACCGCTGTGGGAATGTTGTCTAAATCTGATAATCAAATAGTAAAGGAAAAATATCTACCTAATATTGCTAAGGGATTAAGTTTTTGTGGGGTGGCTTTTTCCCATTTACGTCGTTTAAAAAATGCTCCTTTAAAAGCCATTGCCCATGGAGATGGTTATCAGTTAACGGGGGATATTTTTTGGATTACAGGGTTTAATATTTTTGAATATTTTATTGTGGGTGCTGTTTTAGAGGATGGGGGGGAATTATATGCGATCGCACCTTTTAGGAATATTGAGAAAAACGGTGGAAAAATAATTATTAATTCACCGATGCAACTAGGGGCGCTCGATGCAACAAATACAGTAAGTGCAACCATGGAAAAATGGTATATTCATCATGATGATATTATTAAAATTAATCCCCCTCAAACGATTATTAAAGATAGTGAAAAACAGATATTAAATAATAGTGCTTTTGCCCTTGGTTGTGCTGAAAAAAGTTTAGAATTAATCAATCAAAATGCTAATAAATTACAACTTGAATCAGTATTTTTAAATTCTGAAAAATTAATGATTGAATTGAAAAATATTAAACAAACTATTTTGACAGAAATCGAAAAACCATCAAAAACAACTCAAGAAAAACTGAATTTAAGGATAAAGGCCATTAACTTAGGTTTTCGTTGCGCCCAAGGGGCGGTAATCACCAGTAAAGGTTCGGCTAATTTACATAATCACACAGCCCAAAGACTGTATAAAGAAGCATTGGTTTACAGTGTTTCTGGGCAAACCATTCCCATTTTAGAGGGAAGTTTTGAGATGTTAGTTAAATGAATAGTCTAAAGTGCGATCGTACCTTAGCTTTTTTTAAGTTCCCATGCTCTTTTCAATTTTGCATAGAGGTATTTTATTTTAGGTTATTTCTTTGACTCAGAAGTTATAATAAGTACTGATTATCGGTACCTAAAAGGAGTTGTTTTATGGAAACAGTTAGCGTGAACCAATTTCGCTCCAACATTAAAAGTTTTGTGGAACAAGCGGCCAATGACCATGTGCCACTGAAAGTAACTCGTCGTAGTGGAGGCGATTTTGTAGTTATTAGTGCAGAAGATTGGGAGCGTGAACAGGAAACTCTTTATGTTCTGCAAAATTAAAGTTTAATCAAGCAAATAAAGCAATCTGTAAGCAGTCATATCAAAGGTTATGGTTATCAATCAAATATTTTTAACTAAGCATATTCACGAACTTAGAAATATTACTATTATTTTTGAGGTTCATTAATATATCATTTACGTCAAGATTAACTGCTTTTGCTTGTCTATGGAGTATATCTTTAATTTTCAGAGAACCATAAAGATTTAGTAGAGTA is a window encoding:
- the hemE gene encoding uroporphyrinogen decarboxylase, with product MSDLPLLLRVARGENGDRPPVWMMRQAGRYMKVYRDLRDKYPSFRERSENPDLAIEISLQPWRAFQPDGVIMFSDILTPLPGMGIPFDIVESKGPIIDPPIRSLEQIEQLHPLDPEESLPFIKTILKTLRSEVGNKSTVLGFVGSPWTLAAYAIEGKSSKNYAVIKRMAFSEPEMLHKLLGKIADAIAVYVRYQIDCGAQVVQLFDSWAGQLSPQDYETFALPYQQRVVKQVKETHPDTPLILYISGSAGVLEKMGQSGVDIVSVDWTVDMAQARARLGKDMKVQGNMDPGALFGTPEFIKARIHDTVKKAGNQGHIMNLGHGVLVGTPEDHVRVFFETAKSIRY
- a CDS encoding DUF3769 domain-containing protein; amino-acid sequence: MIPILTSSLIAVSPVNVDFQEELTTINHQETIDLNTNNDGNLNDSLHKNSSLEQLSLQGLPNLELSPWLGIKNPQGVLNEVIGQERSLRWGSGQNNFSLAQSLDNDTVRLITSQRGGGKYQFDFNKHSHSFEIAQENDQPNRTIISDDLANVVEIVADEQEFLDQDNVVNARGNVVIRFANGVLAADQVSVNLNTRIAVAEGDVSLQRGEQLLRGDRFEYFFVQNEGTIENARGTIYQPTLDEDVSLGDTSSIRPALPFSGQIGTSGGSVSQVNSSGSLNLLLGSEDDLEALQNRLGIPVTEEDETITRLRFEAERVEFDGRDWKAFNIRVTNDPFSPPDLEVRAREATLTNISPFRDDLSADNARVVLDQSLSLPLFFSQFTFSSRRRRPFFFSVGFDGEDLGGLFIERDFNIYDKNDIVLSITPQFLVQRALFPDSIEDTNIPNPEDNGGLTNASSYGLVVKLDATFSERTELISTTHLTGLDLENFGDRLRANIRLNHKMGDLANPYRLTGEFTSRERLFNGSLGFQTVERSIGAIISSPNIPLGNSGYGLVYQGSIQNITADTDRLDLLGSGDRTDNETNLTRGQVAGLINGNIFLWRGESLPPTPNEGLKYTPVPVTPFVAITNGVTAIGNYYSNGDTQGSLTGSVGLQGQFGNFSRKTFDYTGFNVTYSQSLANSNSPFLFDRFTDSRVLSLGLNQQVYGPVRAGFQTFINLDTDEAISTDYIVEYSRRAYGILLRYNPVLEIGSVNFRISNFNWSGNTTSFDGRD
- a CDS encoding acyl-CoA dehydrogenase family protein yields the protein MTIIYNKLIRDKIPEIITKSNKTYQIKTLSSEEYKNSLKQKLLEEVNEFLEAHEDNLMEEIADIYEVLSATINAYGLNKETIETIRQNKAQEKGKFDKKIQLVSVSNQEDKGLDNDINFINNLEKYLEENISKKANKLDHSKELLKQVFLTIAKDNPLWLSLKLPVEWGGLGVSNKTFFTSKMMMAKYSGALAFLQAQHQTAVGMLSKSDNQIVKEKYLPNIAKGLSFCGVAFSHLRRLKNAPLKAIAHGDGYQLTGDIFWITGFNIFEYFIVGAVLEDGGELYAIAPFRNIEKNGGKIIINSPMQLGALDATNTVSATMEKWYIHHDDIIKINPPQTIIKDSEKQILNNSAFALGCAEKSLELINQNANKLQLESVFLNSEKLMIELKNIKQTILTEIEKPSKTTQEKLNLRIKAINLGFRCAQGAVITSKGSANLHNHTAQRLYKEALVYSVSGQTIPILEGSFEMLVK
- a CDS encoding type II toxin-antitoxin system Phd/YefM family antitoxin yields the protein METVSVNQFRSNIKSFVEQAANDHVPLKVTRRSGGDFVVISAEDWEREQETLYVLQN